From one Eucalyptus grandis isolate ANBG69807.140 chromosome 9, ASM1654582v1, whole genome shotgun sequence genomic stretch:
- the LOC104420455 gene encoding probable disease resistance protein At5g66900, producing MVECAGAAVETAFGELFALVKDVVKTVAAFRGLLEKIEFTLSSIKPVINQIDTYSSMLDRPQEELMESSNSMLANAEALQSELEVSGDLAVPAAPDFMVGSEVVASLSLLKEQLLQEGASVTVVTAPGGCGKTTLLKKLCHEAAIKGKFKDKIMFVPVSKKPNLTDIVQKMYQHNGFKVPKIKSEEGAAYCLQQLLKKIGQNPVLLVLDDVWKESESIVDKFVCNDIKDYKIVVTSRYEFPHFCPVHHLNPLTHDEAVELFRRCVTVDDGSKRAPDTELLNKMVVHCKRLPLVIRVVAKSLRGKDYAFWNKKLHELSEGHSLLDLETEILACLRKSLDDLDGDPLIKERFMDLGSFPEDCKIPATALIDLWVELYKLDFDGVRAATDLYELDYRNLADLVFPRRDSRDDADESYRSHYVMQHDLLRELAIMECNQGEVVNRERLILDLMANNFPNWWREQQQQPLRARLVSISTDGKFSTSWPNLELPAAEALVLNFKTNMQTKTYALPEFIANSPKLKALIVTNYSFFPTELGNFHVIGSNLRRIRFERVTVPFLNMGKICLQALEKISFFMCNIGQASTSNDAKILDAMPNLKEVDIDYCNDLVRLPDDICEIKPLQKLSITNCHNFSALPEQIGQSTSLEVVRLNSCTALSLLPDSIRSLQNVRLLDIFECLNLSALPDQIGQMVNLKRINIIGCPKLSGLPKLIVKLRNLRKVVCEKEKAVMWGPLKNTLPSLDITLFEEEPNLDWLK from the exons ATGGTTGAATGCGCAGGAGCTGCTGTGGAAACAGCATTCGGTGAGCTGTTCGCGCTTGTTAAGGACGTGGTGAAAACTGTTGCTGCTTTTCGTGGCCTGCTAGAGAAGATCGAGTTTACTTTGAGCTCCATAAAACCAGTCATCAATCAGATCGACACATACAGCAGTATGCTGGACCGTCCGCAAGAG GAGCTCATGGAGTCGTCAAATTCCATGTTAGCGAATGCCGAGGCCCTCCAGAGCGAGCTTGAGGTTTCGGGTGATCTTGCGGTCCCTGCGGCGCCCGATTTCATGGTCGGGTCAGAGGTGGTGGCGTCCTTGAGCTTGCTCAAGGAGCAGTTGCTCCAGGAGGGAGCGTCCGTGACTGTTGTGACCGCCCCTGGTGGGTGCGGAAAGACCACTTTGCTTAAGAAATTGTGTCACGAAGCGGCAATTAAAG GCAAATTTAAGGACAAAATCATGTTCGTCCCTGTCTCGAAGAAGCCCAACCTGACAGACATTGTCCAGAAAATGTATCAACATAATGGTTTCAAGGTACCCAAGATTAAATCAGAAGAGGGTGCAGCTTATTGCTTGCAACAACTGCTAAAAAAAATAGGACAAAATCCTGTGTTGCTTGTGCTGGACGATGTCTGGAAAGAATCGGAATCCATCGTCGACAAATTTGTCTGCAATGATATCAAAGATTACAAAATTGTGGTGACATCAAGATACGAGTTTCCTCATTTCTGTCCTGTGCATCACCTGAACCCACTGACTCATGACGAAGCGGTGGAACTCTTTCGCCGATGTGTTACTGTTGATGATGGAAGCAAAAGGGCACCAGACACTGAGCTCTTGAATAAG ATGGTTGTACACTGCAAGAGATTGCCATTGGTTATTAGAGTCGTTGCCAAGTCTCTCCGAGGAAAGGATTATGCATTCTGGAATAAAAAGCTTCATGAATTGTCTGAAGGTCATTCCCTTCTTGATTTGGAGACCGAGATTCTAGCTTGCCTCAGAAAGAGCTTGGACGACTTGGATGGTGACCCTTTGATCAAGGAACGTTTCATGGACCTCGGCTCATTCCCGGAGGATTGCAAGATCCCCGCCACTGCCCTTATTGATTTGTGGGTGGAATTGTACAAGCTAGATTTTGATGGTGTGCGTGCTGCTACTGACCTCTATGAACTCGATTATAGGAACCTAGCTGATCTCGTATTTCCCAG GAGAGATTCAAGAGATGACGCTGACGAATCTTACCGTAGCCACTATGTCATGCAGCATGATCTACTTAGAGAGCTGGCCATCATGGAATGCAATCAAGGGGAAGTAGTGAACAGAGAGAGACTCATTCTAGACTTGATGGCAAATAACTTTCCCAATTGGTGGAGAGAGCAACAGCAACAGCCTCTCCGTGCTCGTCTAGTATCCATCTCCACAG ATGGAAAATTCTCAACATCCTGGCCAAATCTCGAATTGCCTGCAGCAGAGGCTCTTGTCTTGAACTTTAAGACCAACATGCAAACCAAAACCTATGCTTTGCCTGAATTCATCGCAAATTCCCCCAAGCTCAAGGCATTGATAGTAACAAACTACAGTTTCTTTCCCACTGAGCTGGGCAACTTCCATGTCATCGGTTCCAATTTAAGGAGGATTAGGTTTGAGCGCGTCACAGTTCCGTTCCTAAACATGGGAAAGATATGCTTGCAGGCTTTAGAAAAGATATCCTTTTTCATGTGCAACATTGGTCAGGCTTCGACGTCAAATGATGCCAAAATCTTAGATGCAATGCCAAACTTAAAGGAGGTCGACATTGACTATTGCAACGATCTCGTGAGATTACCGGATGACATCTGTGAGATAAAGCCTTTGCAAAAGCTTAGCATCACAAATTGCCATAATTTCTCTGCTCTCCCTGAACAAATTGGGCAATCGACGTCTCTCGAAGTGGTCCGGCTTAATTCTTGCACAGCCTTGTCATTGTTACCGGACTCTATTAGAAGCCTCCAAAATGTGAGACTTCTTGATATATTTGAGTGCCTAAATCTGAGCGCTTTGCCTGATCAAATCGGTCAAATGGTTAATCTCAAGAGGATAAACATCATAGGATGTCCAAAGTTGTCTGGATTGCCAAAGTTGATTGTAAAGTTGAGGAACTTAAGGAAGGTGGTTTGTGAGAAAGAAAAAGCCGTCATGTGGGGTCCTCTTAAGAACACTCTCCCTAGCTTGGACATAACTCTTTTTGAAGAAGAACCCAACTTAGATTGGCTGAAGTGA
- the LOC104418608 gene encoding probable disease resistance protein At5g66900, which translates to MDPIIKDIYHLYKQLDRLKEMDPIKKLSDEGKGLVNKCLRIRSLNWYKRYTHSNKLTEYDVAVREKFQIYMPLLAARNHAEMLIKMDEIMSRWPGQANGGGLQSGLGTWGNLSVPAAPAFMVGSEVEASMREIKLRLLKGGVSVIVVTAPGGCGKTNLLTKLCHDGEIKGKFNNIMFVRVSRKPNLIDIVQQMYQHNSLKAPEIEAEDGAFSCLEQLLNRIGQDPVLLVLDDVWGKWESILKKFVCNSIKDYKIVVTSRYEFPYFRPVHHLKPLTHNEAVKLFRESVAVDDGSMDAPDDETLDQIVKRCKGLPLALTVVAKSLRGKDRPIWEKSFLIGLKVIPPWVRTARF; encoded by the exons ATGGACCCGATCATAAAGGACATCTACCATCTCTACAAACAGCTGGACCGTCTGAAAGAGATGGATCCGATCAAGAAACTATCGGATGAAGGCAAAGGACTAGTCAACAAGTGCTTGAGGATCCGCTCGCTCAACTGGTACAAGAGGTATACACACTCGAACAAGCTGACCGAGTACGATGTGGCTGTCCGTGAGAAGTTCCAGATTTACATGCCCCTGCTAGCCGCAAGGAACCATGCGGAGATGTTGATAAAGATGGACGAGATCATGTCCAGATGGCCTGGTCAAGCAAACGGTGGGGGCCTCCAGAGCGGGCTCGGGACTTGGGGCAACCTTTCGGTCCCTGCGGCGCCAGCTTTCATGGTCGGGTCAGAGGTGGAGGCGTCCATGAGGGAGATCAAATTGCGGTTGCTCAAGGGGGGAGTGTCTGTGATTGTTGTGACCGCCCCAGGCGGATGTGGGAAAACCAATCTGCTCACGAAGTTGTGCCATGACGGGGAAATTAAAG GCAAGTTCAACAACATCATGTTCGTCAGAGTCTCAAGGAAACCCAATCTGATAGACATTGTCCAGCAAATGTATCAACATAACAGTTTAAAGGCGCCCGAGATTGAAGCAGAAGATGGTGCATTTAGTTGCTTGGAGCAACTGCTCAACAGAATAGGACAAGATCCTGTGTTGCTTGTGCTGGACGATGTCTGGGGCAAATGGGAATCAATCCTTAAGAAGTTTGTCTGCAACAGTATAAAAGATTACAAGATTGTGGTGACATCAAGATATGAGTTTCCTTATTTTCGTCCTGTGCATCACCTGAAACCACTGACTCATAATGAAGCCGTAAAATTATTTCGTGAATCTGTTGCCGTTGATGATGGAAGCATGGATGCACCGGATGatgagaccttggatcag ATAGTGAAGCGCTGCAAGGGATTGCCATTGGCTCTTACAGTCGTTGCCAAGTCTCTCCGAGGAAAGGATCGTCCAATCTGGGAAAAAAGCTTCTTGATTGGTCTGAAGGTCATTCCCCCTTGGGTTCGGACAGCGAGATTCTAG
- the LOC104418611 gene encoding probable disease resistance protein At5g66900: MGIDVGGAAVGAAFNELFTAVREVVQTIKAFGLQLKKIENTLGRIEPIIRDWDEFNNRLDRNPKEMRPIKELLNKGKGLVQKCSSIHRFNMRKKYTHSKKLKAFDAELLGDFNLYIGLLDARNNGETLYEVREMRTEFDRLISSRKANGVVLQSGFGASGNLAVPDAPDFVVGSVVEASLRKLREQLLEEGVSVIVVTAPGGCGKTTLLKKLCHDIDIEGKFNIMFVPVSKKPTLTDIVRKMIQHNGLDVPEIVTEDDAVRYLQQLLIKIGQNPVLLVLDDVWTDSQSIIEKFVFKKIKHYKIVVTSRYEFPNVDLVHHLNPLPHEEALELFHRSVTVDGRRLVAPDDELWDKIVKRCKGLPLALTVVAKSLRGKDRSFWETKLLNLSHLGLDSDILDCLRKSLDDLDGNTSIKERFMDLGSFPEDRKIPATALIDMWVELYRQDFDGTLAINDLHELFYRNLADLVITRRDSNEDEDKCYSSHYATQHDLLRELAIMECNQGDVENRKRLIVDLTTNNFPDWWSKQKQPTLSAHLVSISTDGRFSPPWPDLQLPEAEALVLNFETNQTKTYALPDFIEKADKLKALIVTNYSFFPAELRNFHMVGSSLRRIRLERVMVSFQSMGKLRLHSLQKMTFFMCEIGQASTSNDAKISDAMPNLMELDIDYCNDLVTLPDGICEIKPLKKLSITNCHNFSTLPEQLGQSTSLEVVRLNSCTNLLQLPISIGTLQKLISLNISDCLSLSTLPSQIGQLNNLKRINMRGCLRLSMLPRSIVRLRNLKKVICDKEIEILWEPLKYSLNSLNIMVPEEEANLDWLCD; the protein is encoded by the exons ATGGGAATTGATGTTGGAGGAGCTGCTGTGGGAGCAGCATTCAATGAGCTGTTCACGGCCGTTAGAGAGGTGGTGCAAACCATCAAAGCCTTTGGTCTCCAGCTCAAGAAGATCGAAAACACCTTGGGCAGAATAGAACCAATCATTAGGGATTGGGACGAGTTCAACAACCGGCTGGACCGTAATCCGAAAGAGATGCGTCCGATCAAGGAACTATTGAATAAAGGCAAAGGACTGGTCCAGAAGTGCTCAAGTATCCACCGGTTCAACATGCGCAAGAAGTATACGCACTCCAAGAAGCTGAAGGCATTCGATGCAGAATTACTGGGTGATTTCAATCTTTACATCGGCCTGCTGGATGCAAGAAACAACGGCGAGACGTTGTACGAGGTGAGGGAGATGAGGACAGAATTCGACAGGTTGATTAGTTCCCGCAAAGCAAACGGTGTTGTCCTCCAGAGTGGATTCGGGGCTTCAGGCAACCTCGCGGTCCCTGACGCGCCCGATTTCGTTGTTGGGTCAGTGGTGGAGGCGTCCTTGAGGAAGCTCAGGGAGCAGTTGCTGGAGGAGGGAGTGTCTGTGATTGTTGTGACTGCCCCGGGCGGGTGCGGGAAGACGACCCTGCTTAAGAAATTGTGTCATGACATTGATATCGAAG GCAAATTCAACATCATGTTCGTCCCTGTCTCGAAGAAGCCCACCCTGACAGACATCGTCCGGAAAATGATTCAACATAATGGTTTAGATGTACCTGAGATTGTAACAGAAGATGATGCAGTTCGTTACTTGCAGCAACTGCTCATCAAAATAGGCCAAAATCCTGTGTTGCTTGTGCTGGACGATGTTTGGACCGACTCGCAATCCATAATTGAGAAATTTGTCTTCAAGAAGATCAAACATTACAAGATTGTGGTGACATCAAGATATGAATTTCCTAATGTTGATCTTGTGCATCACCTGAACCCATTGCCTCATGAGGAAGCCCTGGAACTTTTTCATCGATCTGTTACTGTCGATGGTAGAAGGTTGGTTGCGCCAGATGATGAGCTCTGGGATAAG ATAGTGAAACGCTGTAAGGGATTGCCATTGGCTCTTACGGTCGTTGCCAAGTCTCTCCGAGGAAAGGATCGTTCGTTTTGGGAAACAAAGCTTCTTAATTTGTCCCATTTGGGTTTGGACAGTGACATTCTAGATTGCCTCAGAAAGAGTTTGGATGACTTGGATGGTAACACTTCGATCAAGGAGCGTTTCATGGACCTTGGCTCATTTCCAGAGGATCGCAAGATTCCTGCCACTGCCCTTATTGATATGTGGGTGGAGTTGTACAGGCAAGATTTCGATGGCACACTCGCCATTAATGACCTCCATGAACTCTTTTACAGGAACCTAGCTGATCTTGTAATCACCAG GAGAGATTCAAATGAGGACGAGGACAAATGTTACAGCAGCCACTATGCTACGCAACACGATCTGCTCAGAGAGTTGGCTATCATGGAGTGCAACCAGGGGGATGTAGAGAACAGAAAGAGACTCATTGTGGACTTAACCACAAATAATTTTCCTGATTGGTGGAGTAAGCAAAAGCAACCGACTCTTAGTGCTCATCTAGTGTCAATCTCCACAG ATGGAAGATTCTCACCACCTTGGCCGGATCTTCAATTACCTGAAGCTGAGGCTCTTGTCTTGAACTTCGAGACCAACCAAACCAAGACTTATGCTTTGCCGGATTTTATTGAGAAAGCAGATAAGCTCAAAGCCTTAATAGTAACAAACTATAGCTTCTTTCCAGCTGAGCTACGCAATTTCCATATGGTTGGGTCTAGTTTAAGGAGGATTAGGCTCGAACGTGTCATGGTTTCTTTCCAAAGCATGGGAAAACTACGCTTGCATAGTCTACAAAAGATGACTTTTTTCATGTGTGAAATAGGGCAGGCTTCAACGTCGAACGACGCCAAAATCTCCGATGCAATGCCAAACTTAATGGAGCTCGACATCGACTATTGCAATGATCTCGTGACATTACCAGATGGCATCTGTGAGATAAAGCCTCTAAAGAAGCTTAGCATCACAAATTGCCATAATTTCTCTACACTCCCAGAACAGCTTGGGCAATCGACTTCCCTTGAAGTGGTTAGGCTTAATTCATGCACAAATTTGTTGCAATTACCAATCTCAATTGGAACTCTCCAAAAATTGATCTCTCTCAATATATCCGATTGCTTGAGCTTGAGTACTTTGCCCAGTCAAATTGGTCAACTAAATAATCTCAAGAGGATAAATATGAGAGGATGTCTGAGATTGTCTATGCTGCCACGGTCAATTGTAAGGTTGAGGAACCTGAAGAAGGTGATTTGcgacaaagaaatagaaatcttgTGGGAGCCTCTCAAGTACAGTCTCAATAGTTTGAATATAATGGTACCTGAAGAAGAGGCTAACTTAGATTGGTTGTGTGATTAA